Proteins encoded together in one Chryseobacterium sp. G0201 window:
- a CDS encoding sigma 54-interacting transcriptional regulator → MKNDITFKELKKSGYIDKTINEEIQANLIAKIKAKEPVFEGLWGYEDSVVPQLKKAILAGHHINLLGLRGQAKTRIARSMVNLLDEYMPIVKGSEINDSPFHPISKYSRDLIAELGDETPISWVHRSNRFFEKLATPDVNVADLIGDIDPIKAATLKLPYSDERVLHYGMIPRANRSIFVLNELPDLQARIQVSLFNILQEGDIQIRGFQLRMPLDIQFVFTANPEDYTNRGSIVTPLKDRIGSQIFTHYPKTIALARQITEQEAAISPEDQSQIYIPNLAKDLLEQVAFAARDSEYVDAKSGVSARLTISAMENLVAAAKLRLIESGAEKTTVRLLDFMSIIPSITGKIELVYEGEQEGADYVAKILIDQAVMIQFENLFPRISKLEKEGIKTPYTDLIKWFNKNHLELNYTDTDEEFYSKLNSITPLVEVVEENTTELSAEDQNFCKELVLWALTISKKLDKAENQNTFTFDSTGIGQFLRN, encoded by the coding sequence ATGAAAAACGATATTACATTCAAGGAATTAAAAAAATCAGGATACATAGATAAAACGATCAATGAAGAAATTCAGGCTAATTTAATTGCAAAAATTAAAGCTAAAGAACCTGTATTTGAAGGACTTTGGGGTTATGAAGATTCTGTGGTTCCACAATTGAAGAAAGCTATTTTAGCAGGGCATCATATTAATTTATTAGGTCTACGCGGACAGGCAAAAACCAGAATTGCAAGAAGCATGGTCAATCTTCTTGACGAATATATGCCGATCGTGAAAGGGTCTGAAATCAATGACAGTCCGTTCCACCCGATTTCAAAATATTCAAGAGATCTAATTGCAGAACTTGGTGATGAAACTCCAATTTCGTGGGTTCATCGTTCCAACCGTTTCTTTGAGAAACTGGCGACTCCGGATGTAAATGTTGCAGATTTAATTGGTGACATCGATCCCATAAAAGCAGCAACTTTAAAACTGCCTTATTCCGATGAGCGTGTTTTACATTACGGAATGATTCCGCGTGCCAACCGTTCGATATTTGTATTGAACGAATTACCCGATCTACAGGCAAGAATTCAGGTTTCTTTATTTAATATTCTGCAGGAAGGTGATATTCAAATCCGTGGATTTCAATTGAGAATGCCTCTTGATATTCAATTTGTGTTTACAGCAAATCCGGAAGATTATACCAATCGAGGAAGCATCGTTACTCCTCTGAAAGACAGAATTGGATCACAAATTTTTACCCATTATCCCAAAACAATTGCCCTTGCCCGACAAATTACCGAACAGGAAGCTGCCATTTCACCTGAAGATCAATCACAGATTTACATTCCAAATTTAGCAAAAGACCTTCTAGAACAAGTGGCTTTTGCAGCACGTGACAGCGAATATGTAGATGCCAAAAGTGGCGTCAGTGCAAGACTTACCATCAGTGCGATGGAAAATTTAGTTGCTGCAGCAAAATTAAGATTAATTGAATCCGGCGCTGAAAAGACGACGGTTCGTTTGCTTGATTTCATGTCAATTATTCCATCCATTACAGGAAAAATTGAGCTTGTTTATGAAGGTGAACAGGAAGGTGCAGATTATGTAGCGAAAATATTGATTGACCAAGCTGTTATGATACAGTTTGAAAATCTATTTCCACGTATTTCAAAACTTGAAAAAGAAGGTATTAAAACTCCGTACACTGACTTAATTAAATGGTTTAATAAAAATCACCTTGAACTTAATTACACTGATACAGACGAAGAATTCTACAGCAAACTCAACAGCATCACGCCTTTGGTAGAAGTTGTTGAAGAAAATACTACCGAATTAAGCGCTGAAGATCAAAACTTCTGTAAAGAATTAGTTTTATGGGCATTAACGATCAGTAAAAAATTAGATAAAGCTGAAAATCAAAATACTTTCACGTTTGATTCTACGGGCATTGGTCAGTTTTTAAGAAATTAA
- a CDS encoding HlyD family secretion protein, producing MENKEQNTQNIAPQTVQAPEKPSAAQKKKENKKNKIRAIISNTIVFLLIGFGLFWLVREYFHIGDKTYTESAQVEEFINPINTRVSAYIKEIKFIEHQPVKKGDTLAILDDREIITQLGQAEAAYQNALAQRSATSSSVNTVSNNVSVMESNIAGAKARLWNAEQNLNRYKNLLTAEAVTRQQYDQIKTEYDAQKAAYETLVNQKQSANLSTTEVKSKLGINDAEIKRTKAALDMAKINLSYTVITAPYDGVMGRRTISEGQLIQPGQQVATIVLNGQKWVTANFLESQMPSIKIGEKMMMTADALGGQKFEGTVTAISAATGSRYSSVPTDNSTGNFIKVQQRIPVRIEFTNANKKEDIAKLSAGMNMNISINK from the coding sequence ATGGAAAACAAGGAACAAAATACTCAAAATATTGCGCCACAAACGGTTCAGGCTCCTGAAAAACCAAGTGCAGCTCAAAAAAAGAAAGAAAATAAAAAGAATAAAATCAGAGCCATTATTTCAAATACGATCGTCTTTTTACTGATCGGTTTCGGACTGTTCTGGCTGGTACGGGAATATTTTCATATCGGAGACAAAACGTATACCGAGTCGGCTCAGGTAGAGGAATTTATCAACCCAATCAATACGAGAGTTTCAGCTTATATCAAAGAAATTAAATTTATTGAACATCAACCCGTAAAAAAAGGGGATACGCTGGCTATTCTGGATGATCGTGAGATTATCACACAATTAGGACAGGCAGAAGCGGCGTATCAAAATGCTTTGGCACAACGTTCAGCGACTTCTTCTTCAGTCAATACCGTTTCCAATAACGTAAGTGTTATGGAATCTAATATTGCCGGAGCAAAAGCAAGACTTTGGAATGCCGAACAGAATTTAAACAGATATAAAAATCTTTTAACTGCAGAAGCGGTAACAAGACAACAGTACGATCAGATAAAAACGGAATATGATGCTCAAAAAGCAGCGTATGAAACGTTGGTTAATCAAAAACAATCTGCCAATCTTTCAACTACGGAAGTTAAAAGCAAATTAGGGATCAATGATGCTGAAATCAAAAGAACAAAGGCTGCTTTGGATATGGCAAAGATCAATTTGTCTTATACCGTAATTACGGCTCCTTATGATGGCGTGATGGGAAGAAGAACGATCTCGGAAGGTCAGTTGATTCAACCGGGTCAGCAAGTTGCAACGATCGTTTTGAACGGTCAAAAATGGGTAACGGCTAACTTCTTAGAAAGCCAAATGCCAAGCATCAAGATCGGAGAGAAAATGATGATGACCGCAGATGCATTGGGCGGACAAAAATTTGAAGGAACTGTAACGGCAATTTCTGCAGCAACAGGTTCAAGATATTCAAGTGTACCAACGGATAATTCTACCGGAAACTTTATTAAAGTTCAGCAAAGAATTCCTGTAAGAATCGAGTTTACGAATGCTAATAAAAAAGAAGATATCGCTAAACTGAGTGCGGGGATGAATATGAATATCAGTATTAATAAATAG
- a CDS encoding MFS transporter has translation MYNKGLYHNWVPKPIQLLLIVLLLAVVMPLGGVYTGNISYVVSGTGAMTEYFMWANYATTIGMGACMPIVMRMKMRFKVRDKMIVLLVLLGLLSYLNATTFDPMIFIFTSLIIGFLKMMVTIELFLPLMAMIGNRGMFYGAFYTFVLVMNQVVAYYAVEVSIQYNWQQFYILISVFCFILALLHWIFMHDKYFALKVPLHYIDWLSILLFISTFMFSAYVFSFGKQQDWLNSKNIINASIGAFVSFASLVLRQLTLKRPYLSFIIFSKNNVQHGLFMLLCLGMFLGTTSIQNTFAVGVLGYDQLTNARLNLLMIPGLILSGVTAIFWFKKEIPLKMFIFSGFSAMMGYVIIMYFSMVLEFSYDGWYLPMFLKGYGMGSLFISVWFYTLDKLELDDMMAAIGLVLVWRTFFAVGLFSALYSWFQYQFQVVAIGDLAVYMDGMTITPQNVAANMKAIQLNAIIAANKKIFGYIILAGFGVLAYIITHHFGREQFTYVRFVRMLSGKSVIARRRLRERKRLIEDIKDAAGPAI, from the coding sequence ATGTATAACAAAGGACTATATCACAATTGGGTACCCAAACCCATACAGCTTTTGCTGATTGTATTGCTGCTTGCTGTGGTGATGCCGCTGGGTGGTGTTTACACAGGGAATATCAGTTATGTAGTGAGCGGTACCGGTGCGATGACCGAATATTTCATGTGGGCAAATTATGCTACAACGATCGGAATGGGAGCGTGTATGCCTATTGTGATGAGAATGAAAATGAGGTTTAAAGTTCGTGATAAAATGATTGTTTTGTTGGTTCTTTTAGGCTTGTTAAGCTATCTGAATGCGACTACTTTTGATCCGATGATCTTTATTTTTACCTCTTTAATTATCGGATTTCTAAAAATGATGGTGACCATAGAATTGTTCTTACCATTGATGGCGATGATCGGTAACAGAGGAATGTTTTACGGAGCATTTTATACGTTTGTTTTAGTGATGAATCAGGTGGTAGCCTATTATGCGGTGGAAGTTTCCATTCAATATAATTGGCAGCAATTCTATATTTTGATCTCGGTTTTCTGTTTTATTTTGGCTCTTTTACACTGGATTTTTATGCATGATAAATATTTTGCGTTAAAAGTTCCGTTGCATTATATTGACTGGTTGAGTATCTTACTTTTCATTTCAACATTCATGTTCTCGGCATACGTTTTTTCTTTTGGAAAACAGCAGGATTGGTTGAATTCAAAAAATATTATTAATGCTAGCATAGGTGCTTTTGTAAGTTTTGCTTCGTTGGTATTGAGACAATTAACGTTAAAAAGACCTTATTTATCTTTCATTATATTTTCAAAAAATAATGTTCAACACGGTTTATTTATGTTGTTGTGTCTGGGTATGTTTTTAGGAACGACGTCTATTCAAAATACATTTGCTGTCGGAGTGTTGGGGTATGATCAATTAACGAATGCTAGACTAAATTTATTAATGATTCCCGGACTGATTTTATCAGGAGTAACAGCCATATTTTGGTTTAAAAAGGAAATTCCCTTGAAAATGTTCATCTTTTCTGGCTTTTCAGCGATGATGGGCTATGTGATTATTATGTACTTTTCGATGGTCTTAGAATTCAGTTATGACGGATGGTATTTACCAATGTTCCTGAAAGGGTATGGAATGGGTTCATTGTTCATCTCGGTCTGGTTTTATACATTGGATAAACTAGAGCTAGACGACATGATGGCCGCCATCGGATTGGTATTGGTATGGAGAACATTTTTTGCAGTAGGACTCTTTTCGGCTTTGTATTCTTGGTTTCAATATCAGTTTCAGGTCGTTGCCATTGGAGACTTAGCAGTTTACATGGATGGAATGACCATTACGCCTCAAAACGTTGCCGCCAATATGAAAGCCATTCAGCTGAATGCGATAATTGCCGCTAATAAAAAGATATTCGGATATATTATTCTTGCTGGTTTTGGAGTGTTGGCTTACATTATAACGCATCATTTTGGAAGAGAACAATTTACGTATGTTCGATTCGTAAGAATGTTGAGCGGAAAATCGGTAATTGCAAGAAGAAGATTAAGAGAACGAAAAAGATTAATAGAAGATATAAAAGACGCAGCCGGACCTGCGATATAA